TGAgtatcctttatttttttttgttttcttttctttccctcATCTTTGTTTCCTGTATTTAATTTTGAGCTTAATcgaagtttttaattttgaagaaaagatTATGTAATTTCTCTTAATGCAATATCCAATGTATGCCTTCTTTTGACAAGTAGCACGtcttaagaattttttttttataattttaggatCCTCTTGCATCTAGTGTTATGAATGGAGGACAAACTCTTGGAAGTGAAAAGGACTTGCAACAAGAAGAAGTAATGAAGCATGTGGCATCAACCGAAAGTTTGAAATCTAGCATTGACCACTTGAGTAAGGAggtaatttttaaaatgcacAAACAAGTTAGGGGTCATTACTTCttttttcatctattctagCTCCCATTACACTTTACACTTAAAGTGGTACTTTCCTTGCCTTATATCTTCCACGAATATAGATAGCTTTTGTATTTTCTTGGTTTTTGTGTTATCACATATTTAGTTGTGTCGGATGTCTAAGTTGTCTTCTGATTCCAGCTGGAAAGGATGAAAAATGAGAATATGCTTCCTTCAGTAGATGGTCTTAGTCATGATGAGCCAAGTTTTCCAGGTCTGCAAAGAGAACTGATTCAACTACATGAGGTAAAAGATTCTTCTTCATTGACAGTTATGAACCATTCCTCTGTCTAGATATTAACTTTGTACCTTGCTCAGGCCAATCAAGAATTAGGAAACATATTTCCTGTATTCGATAAATTCTCAGTCAGCGGTAATGCATTGGAAAGAGTGCTTGCTTTAGAGATAGAGCTTGCTGAAGCATTGCGGACCAAGAAGTCAAACATGCAATTTCAGAGGTACTCTCATTTGCAACAGTAATGAGATTTGGTAATAAACTTGCAGTGTTGGAGGAACTTCTCGTTAAGATTCCACCTCTTGCTTCAATTGATTAAAATGTGATGACTAGTAAAAACTTTGGCAACACTATAAACTCAGTAACACTAAATTGTCTTGGTTGTTTACTTCTGCTTGAGTTTACACATGTtcaattgttatatttattttattgtttcttttttcttcttcagaagCTGGTGGTGTCAGACAAAAATCCAACTTTTTAAACTAATAATCTAACTCATTTACCTAAAGCTGTTTCATGTCAACTGTTTTCTTTGTGTTGTGGGGTAGCTATTTATTGTCTAGAAGCACTGGAAAAGTTTGTGATTGATCCTTAAGCTTAAaacttttcaaacaattttgtaTTTGGTACCAGCATTGAGACATTTCTGTCCTATGTTTCAGTTCTTTCTTGAAAAATCATGGTGATGAGGAAGCAGTATTCCGAAGCTTCAGGGATATCAATGAGCTAATTAAAGATATGTTAGAACTAAAGGCAAGACATTCTGCTGTGGAGACAGAACTGAAAGAGATGCATGACCGTTACTCTCAATTAAGTCTTCAATTTGCAGAGGTTGAAGGTGAGAGACAAAAACTCATGATGACTATAAAGAATACTCGTGCATCTAAGAAGGCTTCAAGTTAATTCATCAACCTTGTAGCCAGTGAGGAAGCATTTTTTACCCCTTGCACAGGCTAATAATAATTCATGCTCAAGATATTCGTGGCCTCACCATATCCTCCCTtctgttaattatatatatatagatagattaTGCTATATAAGGGGGCCCATCAGCCATAGCAAGAGCTTATATTTTTGAAGGGTTGGTATGGTGTTTACATCATTTCCAAAGTTAAGCAGCAGATAATACtgtgtaaataaaataatttgtgttAAGAATCGAAGTATATATCCCTGTAACATCTTTTACCATAGCCTTGAATGCTGCAATTGTTTCTTCTGTACAGGAACAAGATTACTTCTATTTAAAGCAATTTTGTGAAAACTCGTTTATTTTCTCCAGCTGAACTATATGTGTTTGTAATTAGAAGTTGCTTAAACCAAATGttgattaattaaaaagaacTAGTTTAAGCACGAAGGTGAGATATACATAAATAGTTCTCCAACATCACATTTGGCACAATAAAAAGAGCACTGTACACAAAAATATGGATGGGTAGAGTGACTCATGCAAACGTCCGTTTGACCCAAGTGTTATATGACAACCTTATATTGAAAACTACAACAAATATCTCCCTTTCTTTTAGTATTTACCATCCCTACTTAAAACTTAAACTGAACAAAATTATgtatagagagaaaaaaaaacatgaaattaatCATTGTAATTGATTTTGCATTgtttatggtaaaaaaaaaaaactaactacTAAAGCTAAGATCTGGTTTTTTAATCATGggtaaaagaaaatcataaaatgttattttcgcAATTAAGATgacaaaaaaagaataaaagaatactgtataaaaatatcttttttttaaccAACATATATTAGatacacttttttttgttattactCTTTTCTTATGATATTTTGTAAGTTTTCTCTTTACACTTTACTCTTTACGAAGACATTtggtaaaaagaaaatgtttataCACTCGAgagaaataaaattcataagaacaattacatttttttcgatgttaatttcatttcaatctTTAACTTGtcatcaaattaaataattaaaccttagttttaataattttattttttttaaagtaaattaaatatggAACACTTATTTTGTGGAGTTCGAGAATTAAAAACGTTTTATTTAGCAAGTATGATAAACAGCGTGATATGCATTGGTGTGGACGGAACATTTTCcatgaaaaaattgaagaacCCGTGAAAGACGTCATGATGTGTCTCTTTTGTCCcttccataaaaaaatatctctAATCATTATACTGTTTGGTacacaacacaataaataaaaccctttctttcttttaattttaatttttgtaatttttaaaaggGGAGccctaaaatttaataaagctACACCTTTACATCTATGTCCCACAACTTCGTCCAATATGtacttttaccattttttttatattaatcacatTTTAGTTATCTATCCTTTTCTAAAACATGTTAACCAGATATTAAACCAGATAATTTAATGTGGCCTTACAAAGAATTAATGTAGGCTAATTAATTCGGTTGGAAACTAAGCAAATTAGATATAATCGATCGATAAATATcgctattttttaattaaataatctgTTAATATGATAATTGATACAATTCTGGCTATATATTATGATGTAGATGGTTAGACTTAAATATTTTGACATATTCATTTAGCTTCATGTGTAATTTTTCCAAATAGTAGACGTTATAATTTACGtcaaagtttatatttattataaaattatgaatagtTTATCCTtttcacattattattattattattattattattatttcacgTTCAAGTATTGAATTGTCTTCAGATAGTTTAACTTCACCCAAATTATAAAAccttcatatataaaataaaaaaataatcccCTTTAACTAAAATATCCTAATTAAAGAAACTGTAATtgttaattaattcaatattttgataaaatattaaacaataatattttttaaataaacaatattttcatttataaaatagcacaatttaaaacaaaatactttTTGTGGAAgataatttgaaaatgaataaaacataaaaaaataacaacggAAGTGTATCATTAACATTAGATATTACAttttcgataaaaaaaaaaacagtatttttactttttaattccTTAAACCAGAGCCAGAAACATTTTCTGCGCCATAATTGGACGGATTATCTGTTGCAATCTAATGACATAATAATGACCTGGTGTGCTATTATAGTAGAGCATATCAACAACGAAATTGACAATTCCTATGGCACTTATTTACCTTGTGTGAAAAGATAAATAGTTGCAGCACTATATACCTATTGCAACTATCACAGCACTTGCTGTTTTGTTGACACCTGACTCATGATACAAAATGGACACAATTCAATTTCCATAAGACTAACTCGTGTAACTGCCAACAAACAGATACATTCACTGCTTGTCACAGTCATTGCTTGATTTTTCATCTATATGTCAATGACTTGGCAACTGACTAGTTCAGCCTGCCCAAAATCCCTGCAGGCAACTACCCTCCAAACAACTGCTGCATCTGATTCAGAAGCCAGTTCTGGAGATTCATGCAATGTACTTTGTGACAGAGTTGAGAGTGATGGTGAATAACCCAAATTATTCCGCAGGCCTGCCTGCAGAACAGCAATATCATGATTGGCATCTTTTGTGATAACATGGAGCTTCCCGTGGAAACCAGCAAGTAGATATGGAGACTCTGAATCAGCAGAATCATATATGGGAACTTTTCCAATAACTACTTTCCAAGCATCTTCACCTCGGTCATAAACCTTGATCCTTCCACTATCCATAGCATTAGAAGGATCAAAAGCATATAATTCATCGTCCACTACTACACTCAATTTGGTTCCTGCCTGCCGCGCAGGCCACCCTTCACCCATTCCAGCAGGCATTTCTATCCATGAGTTAGTGTCAGGATCATAGATTTCTCCCCCAACATCAACAAAAAAGGGCCATGAATACAGACTCTGTGGAACACACAACCTTCCCATGTATGAGGTCAACCCTGTGGCAATAGGCTTTAACATGTCAGCCAAAAAAGCACTGGGAAGGACTTGAGCTCTAGAGAATGGCATACTGGGTACATGCGACCATGTATCTGTAGAGGGATCAAAAACTTCAGCAGATTGGAGAGGAACCAATCCAGCGTGACCTTGACTAACCCCTCCAACAACATAAAGCTTGTTATTTAAGATGCCTGTCTTACTGTACGCCCGACCCGTGGACATAGGAGTCACCTTGCTCCATGTACTTTGTATCGGATCAAATCGCCACACACATCTCATAGTTGAAGCCTTAGAAAATCCACCAAGAACATAGAGACACCCATCAACAGCTCCAATTGCACAACCACAATAGGGCatttcatcaaatgcatccttcCGTCCAAGAAAGCCCCTAATAACTTCAGCAATTCTGATACCCTCCACCATGTTCCACATCCAAAGCCTAGAAGAACCTTTTCTATGTTCTTCTTCATCGGCAAAATTGGGCATGTTGGGCACTCTCTGCCATATCTTAGAACGAGGATCCAGAGCATGCCATACAAGATTATTTTCTCCAACCTTAATCAATAGATACAGCCACTCTTCAGTTGTCCCAAGTTCTTTCCTCAATTTATACAGTTCTAAACTCATGATAGTTGACTTCCACTTCTTTGATACCATCCTTACATTTAAGTAACAAATTCTAGGAAGTCTAGCAATGATCTGAAGTGATAACTCATCAGGGAGATTAGGAATGAGCCTTGGACTCTCTTCATCAACAGTAGGAGACATTCTTTGCCTCTTACATGCCTCATTTGGAGAGACTCCATCCCGTTCCCTCTTGTCAGATTTTGTACTCGCCACACTAAAAAATGCACCCATATCTAGCAAAATTCAATATCTGCAAGGAAAACCAAATTACCATGAAGAAATTTGAGTTCTCAAAATAAAAGGCTAGCATCAAATAACCCCATTCAATGAAAATTAAAGAGAGACAGAAAAGCGGTGTAAGCAGACAATAATCCACCACTCGCAAGTCACAAAAATGAACATGAGAGAAATGCACTTTAAACACCCTCCAGGACTTTAAATGAAGAACACAGTATAGTATACAGCTTGCTAACAATAAAACTCGTAAAATCTTCTACACAGTGGCCATCAGAAGCAGGTGATACAAACTATAGAAATTCCTAATCATCACATCATTCAATAAACCAGAAAAAGCAGATCCAACCAAAAGAAACACTCAAACCTAAACAATTATCAGAATTCACTTTCCGCGGATGCAATTCAGGGAGAACAACAATATTCGAaactaattttacaaaataaaaataaaacaagagtttTAAGAAGCAATTTGAAGCAGGTCTCAGCAGCCCTTTCACCTAATTTGTCACTTCTCCTACAGACCCAATAACTAAAGGATGACCTTCGAAATTGAAGtgagaaaaggaagaggaaatgaATTAAAATGAGATGAGAAAAAGAAGGAATTGAAGATAGAGAGGTACTTACAGTGAcatcaatgaaaaaaataggGATAACAGTAGGATTTGAGAAGAGAATGAGaagaagggagaaagaaaataaagaaaggaaaTGGAAAATCAAACGGAAAAAGAGAGGGGAAGGATGAAAACGTAAAAGTGAGGGAAAGTGGCATTGCATTTCGCATACATCACCACTTCACCAAGTCTTTGCTTTGCGTTCAAACTGGAAGTTGCAGGAACCCAACGTGGGTAGCTCTAGCTCCCAATTTTCTACACCCAAATACTATAATCTAATCACCACTATTCCACATTTCCTTCCTTCTATcttttttttcagatttatttatttttttatagtaacaGTTATTAATCTtaactttgaaataaaataaacagaaCAACCAAcaattttatagtttctttttatttttcttaaataatattttatataaaaataaatgtattttgaaataatacaaGTGCAGATCTTCCGTGATTATATTATGAATAGAGGTTGAGAAAATctgtgataaaataaaagaaatatataaaaatttatcattattttacaAGCTTCTGGTAAACTTTTTATCAGCATTAGGAATAGAAAAAGTGAGAGGTTACCTGATAAAAAGATGACCTGGACCTGATCTATATGAAGCCAAATTTTTCTAAAGAGCAAGCACTTATTGacttttataaactttaatttggttaaaagaTTCAGATACAGGTCTTTCAAAAAAATCTTTTGCACCTAACGCGTCAACCTAGgtaaatcaatataaatattttttttctgttgatattttttttatattcaatttttataatttaataaaatcgcacacttatttttttcttaattattaaacacgttaataaaaaattgataaattataatattatagaaaaatagtTGCGtgtaacatattataaaattcgacattaaaaacttaaagtgacatttttgtaaatattttgttgaaattaaAGTTAGGTCCTTTCATAATATacatcaatttttaaattaatatagatTGTAAAgctaataaatttcaaataactttAGACAACCCTAAAATTGGAAATTGATGTCTGTCCTGGAGGGATTTGacgtcaatttattttttaaaattttagaattttgtgATTGTCTTTGTCTCTCCTCTGTTgactgaaaataatttttaccaatGGAGGTGAGAGATGATGATTGTCTTagaaaccaaaaacaaagaacaatTCACCACTGAAAACCTCTTATGTTCACCAATCACAAATCCCCTTCATAACACATGGCGTAGATGTAATCACATGATGATGTATTGGTTGATGCGCTCTATAAGCTCCTCCATCAGACAATCAATTGTGTGGATGTAAATGCTTCTAAAATATGGAAATATTTGGAAGAAAAGTTCTCACATTCCAATAAGTTCTACATTGAtgattttcaaaatcaaatctaGAAGTGTAAGTAAGGTGTGATTAAACCATTTATGATTATTACACACGATTAAAAACTATGTGGAAAGAAATTGAACTATAAGGACGTGCTCTTGTTTATAAATGCTTTGCAtcttgtttttgtggttttcttTCGAAagtacaaaaagaaagagagattatgTCATTTGGTTTCTTTGTGGTTTAATGACAACTACTCCCAAGTACGATCTCAAATAATGATCATAGATCCCATGCCCTCCATCTTCAAGACATTCTCTATGATTCTTCAACATGAAAGAGAATTTATAGGTAATTATTGAATTCTCCCTTCTCAAAAATTAGTTGTTTTCTCTATGCAATTGGATGAATATGTCAAATCCCATGGTTTCAAGAATTTGAATGGAGTAGTAAAAAACAACAATTCTAGAAATCAAACAATCAGAACATAAAATATTGTGAAAATTGCAAAAAGACAAACCATACAATTGAAACCTATTACTAGCAAATTGGTTTCCTTGTAAGGTATAGAAAATTTGGTCGTGCCTCTTTCTCTGGTCCCAAATCCTTACTAGTCTGGCTGAAATAGACTTTACTATAACCTCATAACAATCTCAAATGGTTAAAGGCTCTTCATGCAACCAATTCAATTTCTTAAAGGAACATTATCAGATCATTTTAGCTCTTC
This Vigna angularis cultivar LongXiaoDou No.4 chromosome 4, ASM1680809v1, whole genome shotgun sequence DNA region includes the following protein-coding sequences:
- the LOC108332152 gene encoding F-box/kelch-repeat protein At1g22040; this encodes MGAFFSVASTKSDKRERDGVSPNEACKRQRMSPTVDEESPRLIPNLPDELSLQIIARLPRICYLNVRMVSKKWKSTIMSLELYKLRKELGTTEEWLYLLIKVGENNLVWHALDPRSKIWQRVPNMPNFADEEEHRKGSSRLWMWNMVEGIRIAEVIRGFLGRKDAFDEMPYCGCAIGAVDGCLYVLGGFSKASTMRCVWRFDPIQSTWSKVTPMSTGRAYSKTGILNNKLYVVGGVSQGHAGLVPLQSAEVFDPSTDTWSHVPSMPFSRAQVLPSAFLADMLKPIATGLTSYMGRLCVPQSLYSWPFFVDVGGEIYDPDTNSWIEMPAGMGEGWPARQAGTKLSVVVDDELYAFDPSNAMDSGRIKVYDRGEDAWKVVIGKVPIYDSADSESPYLLAGFHGKLHVITKDANHDIAVLQAGLRNNLGYSPSLSTLSQSTLHESPELASESDAAVVWRVVACRDFGQAELVSCQVIDI